A single window of Anomaloglossus baeobatrachus isolate aAnoBae1 chromosome 5, aAnoBae1.hap1, whole genome shotgun sequence DNA harbors:
- the LOC142312719 gene encoding uncharacterized protein LOC142312719 yields the protein MDKPSSQDFRKERILELHKQSKDSSENVCVLTPPHHVVKSTKCFKKQSNIEKHKKRYKKQIAVPCSKCGKELKRSDVGQIETDTDSTGSKKFCEKCLLDQSDVERKKRPFPCTECHCSFSHKGNFEAHLRIHTLSKIFPCSECDKFFPSKSRQEFHMRVHTGEKPCQCSECGKCFVNIGNLQAHYRVHTGERPFPCTECDKTFRYKSHLVAHQRFHTGQTLLCPECGKCFVYQSHFEKHLRIHTGEKPFQCPECGKSFNRNSHLIEHVMIHAGVSFKCEECNKSFPYLTNLVRHQRSHAEKKPFYCPECGKGFIRSTQLTEHKMSHTGEKPYSCPECGKSFISLKYILRHQEMHAKQKHK from the exons ATGG ATAAACCATCTTCTCAAGATTTCCGTAAAGAAAGGATACTTGAATTGCACAAACAAAGCAAAGATTCCTCGGAGAACGTCTGTGTCCTGACCCCACCACACCATGTGGTCAAGTcaacaaaatgttttaaaaaacaaTCAAATATTGAAAAACACAAAAAGAGGTATAAAAAGCAGATAGCAGTACCATGCAGTAAATGTGGAAAAGAACTTAAGAGAAGTGATGTTGGACAGATTGAGACAGATACTGACTCCACTGGGAGCAAAAAATTCTGTGAAAAATGTCTATTAGACCAAAGCGATGTGGAGAGGAAAAAGAGGCCATTTCCTTGTACGGAGTGTCATTGTAGTTTTTCTCATAAGGGAAATTTTGAAGCTCATCTCAGGATACATACCTTGTCTAAAATCTtcccatgttcagaatgtgataaATTTTTCCCTTCCAAGAGCAGACAAGAGTTTCATATGAGAgtccacacaggagagaaaccttgccaatgttcagaatgtggcaagTGTTTTGTTAATATTGGAAACCTACAGGCCCATTACAGAGTTCACACTGGTGAAAGACCCTTCCCTTGCACGGAGTGTGACAAGACATTTAGGTATAAATCGCACCTTGTTGCCCATCAAAGATTTCATACAGGACAAACACTGCTATGTCCTGAGTGTGGGAAATGCTTTGTCTACCAGTCACATTTTGAGAAACATCtccgaattcacacaggggagaaaccatttcagtgtccagaatgtggaaaatctttTAATCGAAATTCCCATCTTATAGAGCATGTGATGATTCACGCAGGAGTGTCCTTTAAGTGTGAAGAATGCAACAAGTCTTTTCCTTATCTCACTAATCTTGTGAGACATCAGAGATCTCATGCTGAGAAGAAGCCATTTTATTGTCCTGAATGTGGAAAAGGTTTTATACGCAGCACACAATTAACTGAACATAAGATgagccacacaggagagaagccatactcCTGTccggaatgtgggaaatcttttatctCCTTGAAATACATTCTCAGGCATCAAGAGATGCATGCTAAACAGAAACATAAATAG